Part of the Acidimicrobiales bacterium genome, GCCCGCCGGCGAGGGCCATGGACAGCACCCACGTGCCGCCGACGCTCATCCCCGCGTAGCGGGCGGCGTTCGGGTTGGTGCCGACGGCCCGCATGCGGAACCCGACCGTCGACCGGAACAGCAGCCACCACACGAACAGCGCCGCCGCCAGCGCGATCAGGAAGCCGAGGTGCAGCCGGTAGATCGGGTTGTCCGACAGGCGGGGCAGCTCGGCGGTGTCGGCCACCTGCTTCGAGATCGGGTCGGCCCGCCCGGGGCGCAGGAACGACTCCGTCGTCAGCAGGTAGTCGAGCAGCCGCAGGGCGATGAAGTTGAGCATGATCGTCGTGATGACCTCGTGGGCCCCGGTGCGGGCCTTGAGCACCCCGGCGATCGCCCCCCACAGCGCCCCGCCGACGAACCCGGCGACGAGGGCGAGGGGGAGGTGGACGATCGTGGGCAGGTCGAAGGTGAACCCGACCCAGCCGGCGGCGATGGACCCGGCGATGATCTGGCCCTCGCCGCCGATGTTGAACAGGCCGGCCCGGAAGGCGAGCGCCACGGACAGGCCGGCCAGCATGAGCGGAGTCGCCGCCGTGAGCGTCTCGGAGAGGCCCTGGACGCTGCCGAGCGAGCTGTCGAACAGGGCCCGGTAGGAGTCGTGGACGACCTGCCACGAGCCGCTCAGGGCCTCGCCCGGGTCGGCGAAGAACGAGCGCCACGAGTCGAGCGTGGTCGGGTCCGAGAAGATGATGACGACGGCGCCGACGGCCAGCGCGGTCAGCAGCGCGAGCACCGGCAGCAGCAGGTTGGACGCCAGCCGCCCGCCCCGCTGGAGGGCGCCGGCAGCCGTGCTCACGTCACCACCTCCGGCTCGGCGGTCGCCGGGGCCGACTGGGCGGCGGCGGCCGCGTCCTGCCGGCTGGCCCCCGCCATCAGCAGGCCGCACTCGTCGCGGTTGGTCTCGCCGCGGTCGAGGATGCTGACGATGCGGCCCCGGTACATGACCGCGATGCGGTCGGCGAGGGCCAGCACCTCGTCCAGCTCGGACGACACGATCAGCACGGCGACCCCGTCGTCGCGCTTCTCGACGATGCGGGCGTGGATGTACTGGATGGAGCCGACGTCGAGGCCCCTCGTCGGCTGGGAGGCGACCAGCAGGCGGCGGGCGTGGGAGAACTCCCGGGCCACGATCACCTTCTGCTGGTTGCCGCCCGACAGGGTCGAGGCGGCGGCGTCGACCGACGGCGTGCGGATGTCGAAGTCCTCCACGAGGCGCTCGGCCGAGGAGCGGATGGCCTTGCGGTCGACCCGCACCCCCTTGGCGAACGGCGCGCTCTTGTAGACGTTGAGGACGAGGTTGTCCTTCACCGGGAACCCGCCGACGAGGCCGTCGCGCTGGCGGTCCTCGGGCACGTGGGCGACCCCCCGCCCGAA contains:
- a CDS encoding ABC transporter permease; translation: MSTAAGALQRGGRLASNLLLPVLALLTALAVGAVVIIFSDPTTLDSWRSFFADPGEALSGSWQVVHDSYRALFDSSLGSVQGLSETLTAATPLMLAGLSVALAFRAGLFNIGGEGQIIAGSIAAGWVGFTFDLPTIVHLPLALVAGFVGGALWGAIAGVLKARTGAHEVITTIMLNFIALRLLDYLLTTESFLRPGRADPISKQVADTAELPRLSDNPIYRLHLGFLIALAAALFVWWLLFRSTVGFRMRAVGTNPNAARYAGMSVGGTWVLSMALAGGLCGLGGTAQLLGVEHTLTGGFSGVGFDAIALALLGRSNPLGVVGAALLFGVLRAGSVGMQAATSTPVDIIVVIQALIIVFVAAPSLIRAVYRIKADRVAGDQRFATGWGA